Proteins encoded in a region of the Sander lucioperca isolate FBNREF2018 chromosome 4, SLUC_FBN_1.2, whole genome shotgun sequence genome:
- the LOC116034267 gene encoding uncharacterized protein C4orf54-like yields the protein MEAAEETLTYRDDTLLHRKLLPEDKHKDNTRSKGHAKETKSDESNYVDLDMKPDGAKTVKVSFTGEGNQLSVIKCDSSKQGEHDEEGKMISKYFVEEQLEDKQATFPGPVSGEPPLETLTKRPNTDQDLENEKQRQAELDPSDCSEHVCSESDELQYTDMYLNSKTESDDGASAVMSDHCGSDTVEDESHYITTHEIQLTELDHDVDYDLGRGTCWDLEDDNLVYSFVDYASFESDETQGGTLILEGRSQAKVQANLGGAVVSTEQEDSDLCDSDKCASSDESVCKSYSGEANAGKIHLSIKASSRAVNEPVNFFDNSTCGYTKHFGDGSHVSFVSSGSRVGPLCDRAQYFIPAPGRQHLASKLRRKDINEYSSGASSSISELDDADKEVRNLTAKSFRSLACPYFDAINLSTSSESSMSEYGLNKWSAYVDWNYGNISRGRERSVIAHKTSSATWEMNKTVESKKHGRSITGMKAPQTKMYALHKRTSSQQSSSSSKKIELKDPVKSKQHGVTLNFRYNVEAPEGARRPKCSKKAQSNKVTGAVLARSGCEMQCDHTDSMEDTHKRAVFASSLLKNVISKKMQFEQERKMERGEICDTYPALSPTFHLKDQDGMKDSSQGRGLRRQTSESGSGYNSADDQCLVGSRPGYCESAEEQKSNKDDSEKGQQEPPKASLSHSQSSAFNLLKQDEPEPVNEPTSVTDTQTTAKGLDTSSMLTRLLFVPSCQLLSKEKDFTKDLQSCAPVTGGPAGPQKCVKEFQTGNNGNIVGKEENEKEGKTPEIKICLRSVKEDKGCTLNIANLLTPKLSFNTVNTFRAAGEAKCHVLSASDKIPNFTVRDIRDTKCKFQTPIYQVRDVRKLVKSSYRFVSLESSESKCSTAADKLEATKEPVKHVSPSPIVIKCHSVKTNVKQQTAEVLQTQAEASISSKTSQSENTPSHCTASRVPIVVSKQLLPDQSEIQPNIETKLTKQRQEKFACETAERRNEPKIPKQAALEKLKAAVKTMEQLYVFDRNEWKRKTHAPQPITDSHVLSLIASEEQGAEELETANTDRIPQSQEDKGALNIIHVPYNHDTFQTQSQHSKTFSNKHVLHFGNKARVSIRSDSNPIPQSSVLQTSSTMKSSKTPVAPLSVKIEPPKHGQVEPGKVKIIPTNPTVTQACSDSENYLTIPGLGYTNEIKLLNQEPVLREVSSNNSQIKTGDRKTPEQKRSPLIMEYPASSIYHSGPTTGPQAQQQVLCFSPSVPTVSPTPSTGEAVPQTQRKMLLDPTTGHYYLVDTPIHAATKRLFDPETGQYVDVPMPHSPVAPVTPVPVSLSPLALSPGAYAPTYMIYPGFIPSPTLSAQVVLPQSPCHSEDAGGEKVKNARSPKPETNAAGAENVYYSAKGEAPQGPLQLPVSLGHVSTRGGATTSDRKPVISITTQQGPRIIAPPSFDGTTMSFVVEHR from the coding sequence ATGGAAGCAGCGGAGGAAACTCTCACTTACCGAGATGACACCCTACTTCACAGGAAGCTGCTCCCAGAGGACAAGCATAAGGACAACACGCGCAGTAAGGGCCACGCCAAAGAGACAAAAAGCGACGAGTCCAACTATGTGGACCTGGACATGAAACCGGACGGCGCAAAAACAGTGAAAGTTTCTTTCACTGGCGAGGGAAACCAGCTGTCTGTTATCAAATGCGATAGTTCAAAGCAGGGGGAGCATGACGAGGAGGGTAAAATGATTTCAAAGTACTTTGTTGAAGAGCAGTTAGAGGACAAGCAGGCCACCTTCCCCGGGCCTGTTTCGGGTGAGCCTCCTTTGGAAACTTTGACCAAACGTCCCAACACCGATCAGGACTTGGAGAATGAGAAGCAGCGCCAGGCCGAGCTCGACCCGAGTGACTGCAGTGAACATGTATGCAGTGAGAGTGATGAGCTCCAATACACGGACATGTATCTGAACAGCAAGACGGAGTCTGATGATGGTGCCAGTGCGGTGATGTCCGACCACTGCGGCTCCGACACCGTGGAGGACGAGTCTCACTATATCACCACGCACGAAATCCAGCTGACCGAGCTCGATCACGACGTAGATTACGACCTGGGGAGAGGAACCTGTTGGGATCTTGAAGACGACAACCTGGTGTATTCCTTTGTGGATTACGCGTCTTTTGAAAGCGATGAAACGCAGGGGGGGACTTTGATACTTGAGGGCAGGAGCCAGGCGAAAGTGCAGGCTAATCTTGGTGGAGCAGTTGTCAGCACCGAGCAGGAGGACAGTGATCTTTGTGACTCGGACAAATGTGCCAGCTCAGATGAAAGCGTGTGCAAAAGCTACAGCGGAGAAGCTAATGCGGGGAAAATTCATTTATCAATAAAAGCATCCTCCAGGGCGGTAAATGAACCTGTCAATTTCTTTGATAACAGCACCTGTGGGTACACAAAACACTTTGGAGATGGGAGCCACGTCTCTTTTGTGAGCTCTGGCTCCAGAGTGGGGCCCTTGTGCGACAGAGCCCAATACTTCATCCCTGCTCCGGGCCGTCAGCACCTTGCATCCAAACTAAGACGGAAAGATATTAATGAGTATTCCAGCGGAGCGTCCAGCTCCATCAGTGAGCTGGACGACGCTGACAAAGAGGTGCGTAATTTAACCGCCAAGTCTTTCCGGAGCTTGGCATGTCCATACTTCGATGCCATTAATCTTAGTACCTCTAGTGAGTCCTCTATGTCTGAGTATGGGCTAAATAAGTGGTCAGCTTATGTGGACTGGAATTATGGAAACATATCGCGGGGAAGAGAGCGGAGCGTAATTGCGCACAAGACTTCTAGCGCAACTTGGGAAATGAATAAGACTGTGGAGAGTAAGAAGCATGGTAGGTCAATTACCGGCATGAAGGCTCCACAAACCAAAATGTACGCACTACACAAGAGAACATCTTCTCAACAATCTTCCTCTTCTAGCAAAAAGATCGAACTGAAAGATCCTGTTAAGTCAAAGCAGCATGGAGTCACGCTGAATTTCCGCTATAATGTTGAAGCGCCTGAAGGCGCCAGACGTCCAAAATGCTCCAAGAAAGCACAATCCAATAAGGTTACTGGGGCTGTGTTGGCCAGGTCAGGGTGTGAAATGCAATGTGATCACACAGATAGCATGGAGGATACACACAAAAGAGCAGTTTTTGCATCAAGTCTACTGAAAAATGTCATTTCCAAAAAGATGCAGTTTGAACAGGAGCGCAAAATGGAGAGGGGTGAAATTTGTGACACATACCCAGCTCTCTCCCCGACTTTTCACCTCAAAGATCAAGATGGGATGAAAGACAGTAGTCAAGGAAGGGGCTTACGAAGACAGACATCAGAATCAGGTTCAGGTTATAATTCTGCTGATGATCAATGCCTGGTGGGCAGCAGACCCGGTTACTGTGAGtctgcagaggagcagaaaaGCAACAAAGATGATTCAGAAAAGGGACAACAGGAGCCTCCAAAAGCATCTCTCAGCCACAGTCAAAGTAGTGCATTTAATTTACTGAAACAAGATGAGCCAGAACCTGTAAATGAACCCACATCTGTAACTGACACGCAGACCACAGCAAAAGGATTAGACACCAGCAGCATGCTGACAAGACTGCTTTTTGTTCCAAGCTGCCAGCTCCTTTCAAAAGAGAAGGATTTTACCAAAGACTTGCAAAGCTGTGCACCTGTCACAGGCGGACCTGCTGGCCCACAGAAATGCGTAAAAGAGTTTCAAACGGGCAATAATGGAAACATAGTAGGCAAAGAAGAAAACGAGAAGGAGGGAAAAACCCCTGAGATAAAAATATGCCTGAGGAGTGTGAAGGAAGATAAAGGCTGTACACTGAATATTGCCAACCTGTTAACCCCTAAACTAAGTTTCAACACTGTGAACACATTCAGAGCAGCAGGTGAAGCCAAATGCCACGTTTTGTCTGCTTCAGATAAAATCCCAAACTTCACAGTTAGAGACATAAGAGACACCAAATGCAAGTTTCAAACACCAATATATCAGGTCAGAGATGTCCGTAAATTGGTAAAAAGTTCATATCGCTTTGTTTCATTGGAAAGTAGTGAGAGTAAATGTTCCACAGCAGCTGATAAACTTGAGGCCACAAAGGAGCCAGTTAAGCATGTATCACCATCTCCTATTGTGATTAAATGTCACtctgtaaaaacaaatgttaaacAACAGACAGCTGAGGTGTTACAGACACAAGCAGAGGCAAGCATCTCATCTAAAACATCTCAAAGTGAAAATACACCATCACATTGCACAGCCAGTAGGGTGCCAATTGTTGTATCAAAGCAGCTTCTCCCTGACCAGTCAGAAATTCAGCCAAATATTGAAACCAAACTGACAAAACAGAGGCAGGAAAAGTTTGCATGTGAGACGGCTGAAAGGAGAAATGAGCCCAAAATACCAAAACAGGCCGCGTTAGAGAAGCTTAAAGCTGCAGTCAaaacaatggagcagctttATGTTTTTGATAGAAATGAATGGAAGCGTAAAACTCATGCTccacaaccaatcacagataGCCATGTGTTGTCGCTTATTGCCAGTGAGGAGCAGGGGGCAGAGGAGCTTGAGACAGCAAACACTGACAGGATTCCTCAGTCACAGGAAGATAAAGGAGCTCTGAATATCATACATGTTCCATATAACCATGACACGTTTCAAACACAATCACAGCACAGTAAAACATTTAGTAACAAAcatgtccttcattttggcaaTAAGGCACGTGTCAGCATTCGTTCAGATAGTAACCCTATTCCACAAAGCTCTGTGCTGCAAACATCATCGACTATGAAAAGCTCTAAGACACCAGTGGCTCCACTGTCGGTGAAAATAGAGCCCCCAAAACACGGCCAGGTGGAGCCGGGAAAGGTCAAAATCATTCCCACTAATCCCACTGTCACACAGGCCTGCTCAGACTCTGAGAACTATTTAACCATACCGGGGCTGGGGTACACAAATGAAATCAAACTGCTGAATCAAGAGCCTGTTTTGAGGGAGGTGAGTTCAAACAATAGCCAAATCAAAACAGGTGACAGGAAGACACCTGAGCAAAAAAGATCTCCGTTAATCATGGAGTACCCAGCTTCAAGCATCTACCACTCGGGGCCAACAACAGGGCCTCAAGCACAGCAGCAGGTGTTGTGTTTCTCTCCATCTGTCCCGACTGTGTCACCTACACCTTCTACTGGAGAGGCAGTCCCACAAACCCAGCGCAAGATGCTTTTGGACCCCACAACAGGCCATTATTACCTGGTTGACACGCCCATACATGCCGCCACAAAGAGACTATTCGACCCTGAGACAGGCCAGTATGTGGATGTACCCATGCCCCATTCTCCTGTGGCACCTGTCACCCCTGTGCCTGTCTCTTTGTCCCCCCTGGCCCTGAGCCCAGGAGCGTACGCCCCCACCTACATGATCTACCCAGGCTTCATCCCCTCGCCCACTCTATCAGCCCAGGTGGTGTTGCCACAGTCACCGTGTCACTCTGAGGATGCAGGTGGAGAAAAGGTAAAAAACGCCAGAAGCCCTAAGCCGGAAACGAATGCAGCAGGCGCAGAGAATGTGTATTACAGTGCAAAAGGTGAGGCTCCACAAGGACCACTGCAGCTTCCTGTAAGTTTAGGACATGTGAGCACCAGAGGAGGTGCAACGACCTCTGACAGGAAGCCAGTTATCAGCATCACAACGCAACAAGGTCCAAGAATCATCGCACCGCCCTCCTTTGATGGAACAACAATGAGCTTTGTAGTGGAGCATCGGTGA